ACATCTGGAACAGGTGTGCAGCAGCCGGACACATCTGGCCACATCTGGAACAGCTGGCCTCTGTTCATTGGATCTATTAGAACCTGACCCGATCTCATAGGTTCTGCCAGATTTTGATAATCTATGATAGGATatgaaaaattccttttaaaatgtactGGGGTTTGGAAGACTCTGGCACTATAATGCGCTCCATTGAGCTATTAGATTTCATGAGATTCTTTCAGATTCTGTCAGACTCTAATGCATTTTTTCACAACCTGACAAGTCACTTAAAGCCTACTACAATCTGTCAGAATCTCTTGAAATCTAATAGAATCGGTCAGCATCTATGTTATTGTCAGGCTCTTGAATCTACTGGAATAGTTTTTAATAGTTTTCCAGGATTGATTAAAATGCAGCAGGTTCTGGGAAATCCTGACATCATGTTAGATTCTGTCTCAATCTCTAAACATTGTGTCAGAATCTCTTACAACCTCCTGGCATGCATCAGCCTCTGACAGATCGTATCAACATCTATTAGGTTCTGACACAGCCCAACAGCTTCTGACACGTGTGTATTATGATATGTGTACCATTTGTGTTTTAATGCAAACAAGCATGCAAAAAGCACGATACTGAAATACGGCCACTGGGCGGAGAGGGGCAAAGGGAGCATGAAAaggcttcccctctgccttccctttgCAGGAAGCACCTTGCCCTGCCTCTACGCCTTCGTTtgactgcagcacacagccctgcacccaACTTACTCTTGCTGGCACGGTGCGGGATGGGCACTGCCACGCTCTTGCCACGCTCGCTGTCTTGGGGCTTGGGTGGGGATGCGGTGAAGCGGCAGATGCCGGGCTCTGAGGGGGTGCTCATGGAGGTCATGCTGTCGGCGTTGTCCGTGGTGCCCGTGGTCATCTGGTCTGAGGAGCTGTCGGAGATGAAGCACTCGGTGATCTCGAACTTGgcgtgctgcagctgctcctccagcttgGCGTGCTCGTAGGCGCGCGCCAGCTCCTCATAGGTGGACGAGGCGCTCTCGGTTGACACCATGCTGTTCCGGCCCTTGTCTGCAGAGGGAGAGGGCATCAGGTCCTCACCCATCCCTATCCCACAGCTGGGAATgccatccccacctcccccttGCAGGACTGCCCATGTGACCCGACAATGGGGCTCAGGAGCCACCAAGGACCCCAGGCTGTCCCCCAATCCTTCCGCCACCCAGCACTCATCCTCTTGGGTTGAGCCCTTGAGCACCGTCCCCATCACATACCGGTGTCCTGCGAGAGGCTGGCACTGTAGCTGTCGCTCTCAGTGACGGTGATGCCATGCTGGGAGCCCACCGTCCGCCAGTCCGAGGTCAGGGTGCGCGCCGGGGTGGACGCCTGGCACTTGGTGAGGGTCCATTGGCTTGAGTAGCGGTTGCGGGTGCTGTGAGCAGACTTCACACTCTTCCTTGACACAGGGTCTATGGCACAGTGGTGACAATGTCATGCGGGCTCACCCCCAGAGCCAACCACCTCTTTACCCACTGGGGGAGATGCCCCATGGCCCACTcgcccccagcacagccagcccagcACTCACTGGTTCCGGGGCGTATGTCCGACATATCGATGAGCGGCCCCGTGTTCTGGATCAGGGCAGGGTGATGCAATGAGACGCCCGTGCAGAAGCTCTGGGGGTTTACAGCTTGGCTGAACTCAGTGTCTGTCACCGGGATCGTGGCTTTGTCGTCtcctgtggggagcagctgcagctcagagcttTTTCCATAGCAAGGCCTGCTAGTCTATGCCCAGCTCACCCACCACATCCCCTGGCATCTCctgcccctctgtgccccagagcatccctggggtgaggatggggtgGGATAGGAAACCCCCTAAGCCAGAGCACCCCTATGCCTCAGGAGGAAGGGGTCCACCCAGGGACACTGTGCCCACCCCTGCGGTCCCCACACTATGCTTACCCAGCTGCTTGATGCCCTCCTTGTCCTCGATGAGGAGCTGCACGCGGGGGATGTCGATGTGCAGGCGGGGGCCTTGCGGGGGCCCCTTCACCGGCGTGTCAAAGCTGCGGTTATTCTTGCTGTGAGGTAAGAGGGGACGCACACCCGGCGATTACTGGGGAGAGCCCCCGCGGCTCGAGCCTGGCACAGGTTGGGACTCCCCGTGCGCCAGCCATGGGCTCAGCACCCCCCGGCCCCCCAGTCCCTGTGCCAGGAGCTCACCCCGGGACCCACCTGATCAGCATCTCTGCCAAGCTCTTGGCATCTGTgttaaaagaggggaaaagaagatgGGAGCTTTTTGAGCCTTCAGGCATCGCCGTGGTACATCATGCACAGGTTAGGGACCCCATCCCACACACAGTACCCAGCCCCTCTCACCTCGCAGCCGCTTCAGCcgcttctccttcctcttcttgcGGATGATGAAGAGTAGGGCCACTCCCAGCGTGGCCAGGATGATGGGGCAGGCAATGGTGAACAGCTTCTTCACGTCGTCCCCTTCCCCTTGCGCAGACTTGATGGGTGGGATGGTGCCTGCAGACAAGGTGTGCGCTCAGCACTCCAGCCCCCCATGGGACAGCACAGCCCCCCATTCCCCACTCACTGCCATCGTAGTCCAAGGTGGCGAACTGCGTGCTCTCATTGCCGCAGCCCGCGCTGTTGCAGGCCTTCATGCGCAGCTCATACCAGGTGGCCTCACGCAGCTCGGTCAGGAAGACCTCTCCGGAGCTGTTGGTGCGCAGGCTCTGCCAGCCCCAGTTGCCCTTGGGGCGGTACTCCAGGACGATGGCGGTGATGGGGCAGCCCccactgctccagccctgcaggttGAGCCTGGCGTGCGTGGAGTTGATGTGGGTGAAGAGGTGTTGGTCCTTGCTGAAGGAGGGCTCTGTGGGATGGGAGCCATCAGCGTCACAGCGCGGAGCTGAGGGCGGGttgtccccatcccagtgcGCCCCATCCCCGAGTTTTTAAACCAAGGAGCTATGTGGGAAGCACGGGTGCAGCAGGTAAACCCGGAAATGCACACACATGGGGAGCCCCCGAGCCAAAGCACGTGCAGCTCTTTGGGCTGTGCAGTGACGTACGATGGCCGAGGTTCTGGGGCAGAAATATATCAGCTGCAGTGGCGGTGACTGCACCAGTGCTGGGTTTGTTTGCcaccagcccagcagcagtcaatccagccctcctgccctgctcaccTCTGCCGTGGGTCTTGGCCTCGATGATCTCACTGATGCGCCCGGCCCCCACGCTGTTCTTGGCTGCCAGCTTCACCTTGTACCAGGTGCCGCACTTGAGGCTCTCCAGCTTGAAGGAGCGCTCAGAAGAGCTGATGAAGACATCCTTCCACTCCTCGCTGTTGTCCACTGAGTACTGCAGCACGAAGCCTGAGGGTTGAAGGAGGAGGGGGTCTGCGGGCACGGCCAGCACAGAGCCCCCCGGGAGTGCCATCCCCATTGCAGCACGGcccagctgcatgcagccctcAGCCCGTGCTGAGCAGCTCCGTGCTCTGCGCCCGCCTCCACCACCAATTACTGCGGTTGTGCACAGGAGCGCAGGGAGCGCGGAACGTGATTGATTGGTGTGAGGCTATAAAGGGAAAGCCAGAATTAACTAGCTCCCTCGGGAAGCTGCTCGGAAGTTGCTTCTGTCATTGAACGCCGCCTCCTTTCCCATGATTAAGAGTATTAGGAAGCGCACTGTGTCCTGGATGAGCAAACCTGTTACGCTGCCGGCAGCCAGATGTCGGAGAAGGGCACTCTGGGTTTCCCCACAGCAGGGCACAGGACACGGTGCTGCGAtgcctggagcagcacagagctgctcacccCATGCTGAGTGTGTGCCCCATACCAGCATAGGGCTGTTCATGGAGCCCATCACCACGGGGCTGCCCGCACCCACCGCTGCTCTGCCCATGCCTGGCACCTCCCGGTCACGGGGATGGAGCACGGCTGCCCTGCAGTGTGTGCACAACGGCCCTGTTTCTGTGGGAACCACCACTCTGACTGTTCTGACCTTTTTGGCGATGCAAAATCCCCACTTACTTCCCCATCACAACGCCAGATTTGGCTATTTTCATGTTTCCCTTTGCCAATTCTTAAGCAAAGATAGCGGCTGTTCTGCCGCTGCGTGTGCATCAGGAGCCAAACAAAGCACTGCTCCCCGCACTGCTGCCTCCGTCACCCCGCGATGGGAGCACGGGGCACCTGagctgccccatccccatcccagtgcccaccCAGCACCCCGCTGCCTGCCACCCGGCATTCATTTATTTAGTACATGCAgcatgtttttaatatttctaatCCAATTATAACCAAATTTATCAACAGAGTCCACTGGAGTGAAAGGCTGCTGGCTGGGGAGATTTGCTTGTAATTACTTTCATGCTTTTAATTAATTGTAAGCGAggtctccttcccctctccccgcTCCCCCCTCCATGCGCAGCTGTTTCCACGTATAATTCATCAGATGAATCAGAGCAGAAAGGAGGCTCTGGGAGGCAGGGGTGgtcccacagccctcctgcagcccacagacACCGGGGATGAGCCCGGCAGAGCTCCAGCACTGGAGCCACCAGCACCTGCGTAATTAACGGCGTGCCCTTTGTTAGCTGCCTCACTCCCTGCATCTTGCTGAAAAAGGCACTCACGAAGAGTGGCACCCCTCCTGCAAGCATTAACCTTATTTTGGGGCACGTGGGGTGGCTCTGGGGACGTACCTCGGATGGAGctgcccccattgtccccaggAATCCATGCCAGCGTGATGGAGGAGGCTGAGGTCTTGGACACGGTCAGGCGGGGCTGGTCTGGGGGCACTGCAGAGGAGCGCAAACGTCCGTGAGCACCACGCACACACCGACCCCACAGCGCACACCgtgtcccagcagcaccccGCACCTTGCACCAGCAGGTTGATGATGATGGTGTCGAAGCCCCAGGTGTTAGTGGCAGTGCAGGTGTAGTAGCCAGAGTCCTCCGCCTTCACCGAGCGCAGCACCAGTGTGCCATTGGCCTGGATCAGGCGGTGCCCATCCACTGTCACTGGGATGGCAGAGTCCTCGCTGCCAGGAGGGAACAGCACATGTCAGCCCCATAGGATTGCAGCCAGCAGCGGTCCCTGTCCTGTGTTACAGTGCCCAGTACCTGTCCTTGGTCCACTTGATCGCAGGGACTGGCTCCCCAACTGAGTTGCAGGGCAGCCTCACGTCCTTCATCCAGGGGGTGGTGACGGTGCCTCCAAAGGAGATGATCTTGGCCGGAGCTGGGGAGCAAGGAGGAGGTCAGCCTCACTGTTGGTACCCATTGCTGAGCCCCAAAACACTGCCAGAGGGGCCACGCTGAGATGCACCGAGCACAATAGCTCTGGCTCTGCATGTAGCCAACCCTCTGTATGGGACCAGGATGCTTGTCCCACAGAAGCCCCCACACATCCCCCATACCTTTCCCAGCAGGCTCGATGGTGACTTTCTCACTGATGTTGCCACGGCCCGCAGAGGTGACAGCAGCCACCCACAGCATGTACTGCTGCCCACGGTTCAGGTGTGCAATGCGGTAGAAGAGCTGGTCAGGGCTGGTCTCGTACTCACTGGGGGCCTGTAGGGGGGGAGCCAGGAGAAGGCATGGGTCTATTAGAGCCTCACTGACACAGCCTTCATCCTGGGCACACAGACACTGAGAGAACAGCATTAGCGTGAGCAAAACTGTCTGAGCAGCACCTGAGCTGTCAGCTGGGAAAATTCATCCTTGGGCCATCTGCCTGCATCCAGGCATCCCCACCAGCATGATACTCCGGGCATCGCTACCACTCAGCATCTCCTCTGCCCTGGTACTCAGTGCACCACCATCACTCCCATACCCAAGGTATCCCCAAGGCCATCAGGCTTAAGCCCCGCACCCATCACTTGGCAGACGGCAGAAGGTGCTGCActgtcccattgccccactgccccatcgccccacccagctctccagcagcacacctccTCGAGGTGCTGTGGGtttgctccccagcagcagctcggTTCTGCTCAGTGTTTCTTAATGCCGGTGTAAGCCGGCTGGTGTCGTAATTTCTCCAGGGAGCCCAGACCAGTGTGTGAGGAACAGATGGCAGCGACGGCATGATTTGTTCCGGAGAAATTACGCTTCCCAACCGCCCCGGGCTGCAGTGGGGCACAGGGCAGGCCCTAGCTGGGCAGCCAAACCCTTCTGCATGGCGGTGGCAGTGATGGGGTCCCCAGAGTCCCGCAGGGtctccagcactgcccacagaTGTCCCAGCCCCATGGGGTCCCTTCGGTGCGCCCCGGCTGCCAGCCCCGTGGCAGGCAGACAATCCCTCTGCCTGTGTGCCGTGCATCAAGGCCACATCTCCTGCATACCACACTGGGGAGAGCCATCCTCAAGTGCTTCCCCACTGCCTCAACCATGGCATGAGATGAGACCATGGAGATGCCACCACGAGGGATGGACGTGTTACTTCTGTGTGCACACACAGGGCCGCACGTGGGCATCTGCACATTCATCGTCTCCAAACATGCACCCTGGTGGGGCCCACAGATGTGAACGCACCCCACAAACAGACACCTATATGAATATTGCATGGtatacataattttttttaaccaaatgaCAGTTTTGACAAGATGCCAGGAAAACAATATCGGATCCCAGCGGTTTTACCAGTTGCTTTGATGAAAAGATTATGTTGCCCTGGAAACCAGAGGCTCAGATAGTGAAATGAGTTTGAGAAGGAGCTTTTGATAAGCACCAGTCTGCAGACCTCCCATCAACCTCTCCCTCACCAAGGAGGGATGGGACCAGGTTgaatttatgttttatttttggtcGGCTCCTTGCATGTTTCCCATTCTGGAGTGAGCGTTGAGATGGGGGAGCACTGGAGGGAGGTGGCGGGTGACCCACAGATCACGCCAGGGTGCCCTCGACACCCCTGTGCTGCCACAGGCTGGATGCATGGCACCACCTGCATCATCCTCTGGCAGCATATGAGGCAGGTTCCTGTAACACTATTTCTGCCTCCATCCAGAAGCtccacagctccccagcacccacccgCAGCCCATCCCCATCGCCGTGCCCTTACCGGCTGCCCCGAGCcagggctggagcagaagaTGGTGTACTTGCGGATGATGCCATTGGGCTTTGCTGGGGGCAGCCAGGACACCACCACGCTGCTGGCTGAGGATGGCACAGCCTTGATGCCAGCTGGGGGACCTGGAACTGAAGGAGCAAGTGTGTGATGGCACTGACAACATGGGAGGAACCTGGGGGCCCCTTGTACCAACCCCATGGGGCATGTGGCCActtccatgggcagcctggacCCCTGCCCACGTGGAGGCAGGAGGGCTAATTGCAGTGCTACTTTAGAAATGGTGTTTGGCATTGAGTGGCCATCGCCTTAATCCACTCACTGCCCGATGGCTtagccctgccctgcccagctgTGTGCCGAGCAGCTGCCACTTCCCAGGGCTGCACTGGGCAGGAGCCGCTCTGCTACAGAGATAATGGCATTAAAGTAGGGCAGGCAGggtgtaaatatttaaatatctgcacttaaggaaaagaaaaaaaataggaagggAAATGCCCTGCGTGCTGCACGCTGGGGGTTCCCCGCACACTGCAGCTGCCCCCATACgtgcacccagccctgctgctcgaTGGCCCTTTGGCGCTTTGTGCCTGGATTACTGTGTGCCTATCGGCCTAATCAGCCCAAGAACATATGTCTGCCAAAGGACCTCTGACAGATTGCAGCCCTCAGTGCTCCGCAGCTACAGGCAGCACCCTGGCAGTGCGTCCGACCCACAAACCGATTGCCCGTGGAGCTGGGGGTGTGTGCATGCCAGCCCCAATGGCTGCAAGCAAGGGGTGCTGCAAAGGGCAGGAGCCGCAGAGGGTGGATTGGGCTGGGGGCAACGGCAGCAGCACACGAGCTGTGCTCAGGCTTTTTGCAAACCCAGCAAGGAGAAAAGGATGGAGAAGCCCTGCCCGCCTCCTCCAGGGGCTGCAACGCTCTCCTCATTATTCCTTGCCAATGGCTCTTACTCGACACTTCATGTTCTTATGTCTAATTAACACACGCAACTGTGATTTATCAGCCAGGGAAGAGGGAGGCACACGTGTGCCCACTTGCAGCATACAGGAGCCACCAGCTGTGCCAGGATCTGCGTGGAACCACATCACCCTGGGTCGCACCACACCTCCCTGGCTGCCATCCCATCATCGGGACCATAGGCACAAAGGGGTTGGCGCAGTGCCACTCACTGTCCTCCTTGGTCTGGATGTAGAGCACACTGCTGCGGACGCCATCGCCAGCCTGTGTGTAGGCCAGCACCTGCACGCTGTAGTTGGTGAACTTCTCCATGCCCCGCAGCTCCACTCTCTCCCGTGTGGTCGTGATGTTCTGCATCTCACCCCACTCTGTAGGGACATGGCCATCAGCTCCGTGCTGCCCCCCACGTATGTATGCCCCATGCCCCGGGCATCAGCACTCACCTCCATCCATGTAGAGGGACCAGAAGATGACCCGGTAGCCCTTGAGCACACCGTTGAGGGTACTGCGTGGGGGTTCCGACCAGGAGATGACGGCCACATCTGACGTGATGGAGATGGCCCGCACATTCTCGGGGGGCTGGCTGGGCACTGGGAGGGCACAGATGGGGACGGTCAACCTACCATCCAGAGCTGCACCCCGTGGGCTCCGTGCTGGACCTCCCCATCaccctctctcccccctccccaaacccAGTGCCACGATCCTCCTTCTCCTCACCCCAGGGCCGCCAGGATGCTGCACTTCCCAGCAAGGGGCGAGCTGGCTGGATGCGAGGTAATTGCATCCAATTGCCCCATAAGAGGTAACTCTAATTTTTATGAGCATTTAAATGATGATACATCACGGTAACGACCCTCTTTGAAAATGATTATTGTTTCGTATTACTTAGGTGTAAAAATATAAGCACCATGTAATTAGGGACCGAGTATAATAAACTAATACAGATAGTCCGTTTGAACAAAATGAAGGTAATATAATTATGGAAAAGACACTATTGCTAAAACAGGGGCCCTTGAATACCCCAGGAGGAGTGCTAATGTAGCCAGGAAATGATCGCGGTTTGACAGGCTAACGAGAGCCTTAATTAAGTATGAAAAACTGCTGCGCGAACGCACTGCAAAAgtttttctgctcatttctggAACGGCAGAGGCACTCTGGATGGACGCCTTGcgccccatagcatcaccacCCCTCCGTCCTTACCATCCTCCAGCGTGGTGGCATTGATCTCGCTGGAGGACGGCCCCGTCCCCGCACGGTTGAAGGCCTGAACCACCACCCCATACTGCGCGAACTTCTTCAGGTTGTCCAGCGTGTAGACCTCGCTGTCGCCCGTGGCCTTCATCTCCACGATGCTGTACTGCCCATTGCTGCCCGGGCTGTTCTCACGGTAGCCAATCTGGTACCCACGGATCACCCCATTCTGCAGCTCCTTCTTCGGGGCCTGAAGCAATGGGGACACGAAGGGGAGTGGTGTCACGGAGCTGACAGCCCCGCAGCCTTTAAATCAATCTGAACAGCGTTTCTCTGAAGCATTAAGAAATCGATAGGGTTGATTGTGAATTTATGTTACACGGCCAGCGCGATCCATCTCGCTGCAATACTCCCCAGCAAACGGAGTTATCTTCCAAGTGAACATTCATTAATCCGCTTTCCaggaggagggggagatggggggagaaGCTGAAACCCTAAATTTATTGACTTCCCCGTCTTTCTGAAGTCCTAATTTtataatcaattttttttttctcattcgacctcctgaaaaataaatctgattcTGAACTCGATTGATCTGTGCTTGAGCAGCTGGCAAGCAGACGTCTCAGTTTTCCCATGTTTATCCTCGCTTTCCCCGTGGCCCCCCATGGATATCCTATGAGATAATGAGCTCGTTACCAAACGCGATTAACACGTGATGTGGCTGAGCTGCGTGCCCGGCCCCCGGGTTTTGTGACGTCTCAGGAGCTGTCCTCTGAGCTGCGAGGGGAAATCCCAGAGTCCCACCAGTGGGGGTGGCCAAGGAGAGCCCAATGCCCCATCCCCACGCACCTTCCAGGTGACCTGGATGCTCTGCGATGTCATCGGCTGCAAGGTGACATCCATCGGAGGCCCATCAGGAGCTGTGGGGGGGGAAAATGACACATTACCACAAAAATTCCCATCCGAAGAGGGCTCTGCTTGCATGCACCGCTACAGCACGGAGCAGAACCTGCTTCCTCCGTGCTGATGGTGAGCTCCTTGCTGGGCTCGCTGCGCCCGATCTTGTTGAAGGAGTACATGCGGATGCTGTACACGGACGCAGGGTGCAGGTCCACGATGTTTGCCTGGTTGATGGTCGGGGAGATGTTTCGTGTTGACTGCTTGAAGTCCCAGGAATCTGGAAGAAGAGTCACAGGGCGGTCAGCACCCACCCCCTGCGGTCCCCAAAGCCCCCTGCCACGCTGTGTCCCCCCGCCTCGCTGTTGTGCTGCTCTCGGCTCGGCTTTCTGCAAATATTGCCTCTTTAAATATTCCCTTTCAAATGCTCCCACCGAACATAAATTAACATATTTCATTAATGCcgctctctcctttcttcatcAAAGCAGCCGGGATGTGGAATATTCCCTGCACGGAGGCAGCAGGGCCAGCTCCCCACCTGCCCCACGGCACAGCCGAGCCCTCAGCATGGGCTATGGAGGTCTGGGGGGCACACGGGGGCAATCAGCTCCTACCAGACTTGTTCTTGTACTCGATGTCAAAGCCGGTGATGATGCTGTTCCCATCAAAGCGCTGCGTCCAGCGCAGGTTCATGCTGCGGGCTTTCACCTCGCGGATCTCCAGTTCTGGGGGGTCAGGTGGCTCtgggggggatggaggtggTTAGGAGCGTGGGGCGACAGGTGGAGCAGCAGGACCTTGAGGTGAGGCTCTGCCTGCTCTCACACCCAAGGTCACGGTGCTGTGAGCTCGGTACCTTGCACAGTGAGCTGGATCAGGCCCCTGTCCTCGCCGTACGAATTGATGGCATGGCAGGAGAAGAAGACTGAGTCGCCACGGTCAGCGGGTTTCAGCTGTGGGTATTTTGGGGACATAAAAGCAGCCCCTTCAGATTTAGGCACCCCAA
The sequence above is drawn from the Gallus gallus isolate bGalGal1 chromosome 24, bGalGal1.mat.broiler.GRCg7b, whole genome shotgun sequence genome and encodes:
- the DSCAML1 gene encoding Down syndrome cell adhesion molecule-like protein 1 homolog precursor, which produces MWLVTFFLLYSLRKAHTEDVGTSLYFVNDSIQQVTFSSTVGVVIPCPAAGSPSAVLRWYLATGDDIYDVPHIRHVHANGTLQLYPFSPSAFNSFIHDNDYFCTAENSAGKIRSPNIRVKAVFREPYTVRVEDQRSMRGNVAVFKCLIPSSVQEYVSVVSWEKDTVSIIPENRFFITSYGGLYISDVQKEDALSTYRCITKHKYSGETRQSNGARLSVSDPAESIPTMLDSFQSREVRAGRLVELPCIASGYPNPAIRWLKDGRPLPADGRWAKRITGLSIADLRVEDSGTYICEVTNTFGSAEVTGTLTVIDPLRVTLTPKKLKTGIGSTVILSCALSGSPEYVIRWYRNTDLVVVDDFISIRGISNETLLITAAQKSHSGAYQCFATRKSQTAQDFSIITLEDGTPRIVSSFSEKVVNPGEQFSLMCAAKGAPPPTVTWALDDEPIPRDNGHRTNQYTMSDGTTVSHMNVTSPQIKDGGVYRCTARNSVGSAEYQARINVRGPPSIRAMKNITAVAGRDTFINCRVIGYPYYSIKWYKDSLLLPDNHRQVVFENGTLKLMDVQKGMDEGEYLCSVLIQPQLSISQSVHVTVKVPPLIQPFEFPPASIGQLLYIPCVVSSGDMPIHITWRKDGHVILSGSGVTIESKEFMSSLQISSVSLKHNGNYTCIASNAAATVSRERQLIVRVPPRFVVQPNNQDGIYGKAGVLNCSVDGYPPPKVMWKHAKGSGNPQQYHPIPLTGRIQILPNSSLLIRHVLEEDIGYYLCQASNGVGTDISKSMFLTVKIPAMITSHPNTTIAIKGQSKELNCTARGERPIIIRWEKGDTVIDPDRNMRYAIATKDNGDEVISTLKLKPADRGDSVFFSCHAINSYGEDRGLIQLTVQEPPDPPELEIREVKARSMNLRWTQRFDGNSIITGFDIEYKNKSDSWDFKQSTRNISPTINQANIVDLHPASVYSIRMYSFNKIGRSEPSKELTISTEEAAPDGPPMDVTLQPMTSQSIQVTWKAPKKELQNGVIRGYQIGYRENSPGSNGQYSIVEMKATGDSEVYTLDNLKKFAQYGVVVQAFNRAGTGPSSSEINATTLEDVPSQPPENVRAISITSDVAVISWSEPPRSTLNGVLKGYRVIFWSLYMDGEWGEMQNITTTRERVELRGMEKFTNYSVQVLAYTQAGDGVRSSVLYIQTKEDIPGPPAGIKAVPSSASSVVVSWLPPAKPNGIIRKYTIFCSSPGSGQPAPSEYETSPDQLFYRIAHLNRGQQYMLWVAAVTSAGRGNISEKVTIEPAGKAPAKIISFGGTVTTPWMKDVRLPCNSVGEPVPAIKWTKDSEDSAIPVTVDGHRLIQANGTLVLRSVKAEDSGYYTCTATNTWGFDTIIINLLVQVPPDQPRLTVSKTSASSITLAWIPGDNGGSSIRGFVLQYSVDNSEEWKDVFISSSERSFKLESLKCGTWYKVKLAAKNSVGAGRISEIIEAKTHGREPSFSKDQHLFTHINSTHARLNLQGWSSGGCPITAIVLEYRPKGNWGWQSLRTNSSGEVFLTELREATWYELRMKACNSAGCGNESTQFATLDYDGSTIPPIKSAQGEGDDVKKLFTIACPIILATLGVALLFIIRKKRKEKRLKRLRDAKSLAEMLISKNNRSFDTPVKGPPQGPRLHIDIPRVQLLIEDKEGIKQLGDDKATIPVTDTEFSQAVNPQSFCTGVSLHHPALIQNTGPLIDMSDIRPGTNPVSRKSVKSAHSTRNRYSSQWTLTKCQASTPARTLTSDWRTVGSQHGITVTESDSYSASLSQDTDKGRNSMVSTESASSTYEELARAYEHAKLEEQLQHAKFEITECFISDSSSDQMTTGTTDNADSMTSMSTPSEPGICRFTASPPKPQDSERGKSVAVPIPHRASKSDYCNLPLYVKSDAFFRKPDSHEPCPVVPPREASIRSLARGYHPPARHLTLDPAAKPPGLPPPSSSSSSSTTLPQRTLPMPTAASTAPAPAPAPAAPAEPPANTTTTTTTHSKVGGSRDSLLEMSTSGAGRAQKQGAGAYSKSYTLV